In the Limanda limanda chromosome 10, fLimLim1.1, whole genome shotgun sequence genome, one interval contains:
- the rps6kal gene encoding ribosomal protein S6 kinase alpha-6 isoform X1 codes for MEVNSVSSEVNGHQIMDEPMEEGDSYSHCDEGTYKEIPITHHVKEGCEKAESSQFELLKVLGQGSFGKVFLVRKIVGPDAGQLYAMKVLKKASLKVRDRVRTKMERDILVEVNHPFIVKLHYAFQTEGKLYLILDFLRGGDVFTRLSKEVMFTEEDVKFYLAELALALDHLHSLGIVYRDLKPENILLDEAGHIKLTDFGLSKESVDADKKAYSFCGTVEYMAPEVVNRRGHTQSADWWSLGVLMFEMLTGTLPFQGKDRNETMNMILKAKLGMPQFLSLEAQSLLRMLFKRNPANRLGAGPDGVEEIKRHAFFSTIDWNKLYRRELQPPFKPAAGKPDDTFCFDPEFTAKTPKDSPGIPPSANAHQLFKGFSFVAPAPMDENKGSPLLSILPIVQMHGGAAKFSDLYELQEDIGVGSYSICKRCVHRVAAADYAVKIIDKSKRDPSEEIEILMRYGQHPNIITLKDVYDEGRYVYLVTELMKGGELLDKILRQKFFSEREASAVLYTITKTVDYLHCQGVVHRDLKPSNILYMDDSGNPDSIRICDFGFAKQLRGGNGILLTPCYTANFVAPEVLMRQGYDAACDIWSLGVLLYTMLAGYTPFANGPNDTPEEILLRIGSGKFLLTGGNWDTVSDSSKDLLSHMLHVDPHQRYTAEQVLKHSWITCRDALPHFKLTRHDAPHLVKGAMAATYSALSQKTSQPVLEPVAASSLAQRRSMKKLTSTDM; via the exons GTCAATGGACATCAGATCATGGACGAGCCCATGGAGGAGGGAGACTCTTACTCGCACTGT GATGAAGGGACATATAAGGAGATTCCTATCACCCACCATGTGAAAGAGGGTTGTGAGAAGGCGGAATCATCCCAGTTTGAACTGCTCAAAGTACTCGGCCAGGGCTCTTTTGGCAAG GTATTTCTTGTCAGGAAGATCGTGGGTCCAGATGCTGGTCAGTTATATGCAATGAAAGTCCTAAAAAAGGCATCTTTGAAAG TCAGGGACAGAGTTCGCACTAAAATGGAAAGAGACATTTTAGTGGAAGTGAATCATCCCTTCATAGTGAAACTGCACTACG CCTTTCAGACAGAAGGGAAACTGTATTTAATACTGGACTTTCTCAGGGGAGGGGATGTATTCACTCGCTTATCCAAAGAG GTTATGTTTACAGAGGAAGATGTGAAATTCTACCTTGCAGAGCTGGCCCTGGCCCTCGACCATCTGCACAGCCTGGGCATAGTTTACAGAGATCTCAAGCCAGAGAA CATCTTACTTGATGAAGCTGGACACATAAAGTTAACGG ACTTTGGCTTGAGTAAAGAGTCAGTAGATGCTGATAAGAAGGCATATTCCTTCTGTGGTACGGTGGAGTATATGGCCCCTGAGGTGGTCAAcaggagaggacacacacagagtgcagACTGGTGGTCTCTGGGAGTATTGATG TTTGAAATGTTAACGGGGACATTACCATTCCAAGGCAAAGACCGAAATGAGACCATGAACATGATTCTCAA AGCTAAGTTGGGAATGCCCCAGTTTCTAAGTTTGGAGGCCCAGAGTTTGTTGAGGATGCTCTTTAAACGTAACCCTGCAAATCGACTAG GGGCCGGACCCGATGGAGTGGAGGAGATCAAACGCCACGCTTTCTTTTCCACCATCGACTGGAAT AAACTGTACAGGAGAGAGCTCCAGCCCCCATTCAAGCCTGCAGCAGGAAAACCAGATGACACATTCTGCTTTGACCCAGAGTTCACCGCTAAAACACCTAAAG ACTCCCCAGGTATCCCGCCCAGTGCTAACGCCCACCAGCTCTTCAAAGGCTTCAGTTTTGTTGCTCCAGCCCCTATGGACGAGAACAAGGGCTCCCCACTGCTCAGCATACTCCCCATTGTTCAG ATGCACGGGGGCGCAGCCAAGTTCTCAGATCTCTACGAGCTGCAGGAGGACATAGGGGTTGGCTCTTACTCCATTTGTAAACGCTGTGTACACCGAGTCGCTGCCGCGGACTATGCTGTGAAG ATTATAGACAAAAGTAAGAGGGACCCCTCTGAAGAGATCGAAATCCTGATGCGATACGGACAGCACCCCAACATCATCACCCTGAAAGAC GTGTATGACGAGGGCAGGTATGTTTACCTGGTGACGGAGCTGATGAAGGGTGGAGAGCTGCTGGATAAGATCCTCAGGCAGAAGTTTTTCTctgagagagaggccagtgCTGTGCTCTACACCATCACCAAGACTGTTGACTACCTCCACTGCCAAGGG GTGGTACACCGAGACCTGAAGCCCAGTAACATCTTGTATATGGATGACTCGGGGAATCCTGACTCTATAAGGATCTGTGACTTTGGATTTGCTAAGCAGCTTCGGGGAGGAAATGGTATCCTCCTCACCCCCTGTTACACCGCCAACTTTGTGGCACCGGAG gtACTAATGCGTCAAGGTTATGATGCAGCCTGTGATATATGGAGTCTTGGAGTTCTACTGTACACAATGCTGGCCGG GTACACACCGTTTGCTAATGGGCCAAACGACACACCAGAGGAGATTCTGCTCCGGATTGGCTCTGGAAAGTTCCTTTTGACAGGTGGCAACTGGGATACTGTATCAGACAGCTCAAAG GATCTGCTGTCTCATATGCTACACGTGGACCCTCACCAGCGATACACAGCAGAGCAGGTCCTAAAGCATTCCTGGATCACCTGCAGAGATGCTCTCCCACACTTCAAGCTCACACGCCATGACGCACCTCACCTCGTCAAG GGAGCCATGGCTGCCACCTATTCAGCACTGAGCCAGAAGACAAGTCAACCTGTGTTGGAGCCTGTGGCAGCTTCCAGTCTAGCGCAGAGACGCAGCATGAAGAAACTCACCTCAACAGacatgtag
- the rps6kal gene encoding ribosomal protein S6 kinase alpha-6 isoform X2 — protein sequence MVNGHQIMDEPMEEGDSYSHCDEGTYKEIPITHHVKEGCEKAESSQFELLKVLGQGSFGKVFLVRKIVGPDAGQLYAMKVLKKASLKVRDRVRTKMERDILVEVNHPFIVKLHYAFQTEGKLYLILDFLRGGDVFTRLSKEVMFTEEDVKFYLAELALALDHLHSLGIVYRDLKPENILLDEAGHIKLTDFGLSKESVDADKKAYSFCGTVEYMAPEVVNRRGHTQSADWWSLGVLMFEMLTGTLPFQGKDRNETMNMILKAKLGMPQFLSLEAQSLLRMLFKRNPANRLGAGPDGVEEIKRHAFFSTIDWNKLYRRELQPPFKPAAGKPDDTFCFDPEFTAKTPKDSPGIPPSANAHQLFKGFSFVAPAPMDENKGSPLLSILPIVQMHGGAAKFSDLYELQEDIGVGSYSICKRCVHRVAAADYAVKIIDKSKRDPSEEIEILMRYGQHPNIITLKDVYDEGRYVYLVTELMKGGELLDKILRQKFFSEREASAVLYTITKTVDYLHCQGVVHRDLKPSNILYMDDSGNPDSIRICDFGFAKQLRGGNGILLTPCYTANFVAPEVLMRQGYDAACDIWSLGVLLYTMLAGYTPFANGPNDTPEEILLRIGSGKFLLTGGNWDTVSDSSKDLLSHMLHVDPHQRYTAEQVLKHSWITCRDALPHFKLTRHDAPHLVKGAMAATYSALSQKTSQPVLEPVAASSLAQRRSMKKLTSTDM from the exons GTCAATGGACATCAGATCATGGACGAGCCCATGGAGGAGGGAGACTCTTACTCGCACTGT GATGAAGGGACATATAAGGAGATTCCTATCACCCACCATGTGAAAGAGGGTTGTGAGAAGGCGGAATCATCCCAGTTTGAACTGCTCAAAGTACTCGGCCAGGGCTCTTTTGGCAAG GTATTTCTTGTCAGGAAGATCGTGGGTCCAGATGCTGGTCAGTTATATGCAATGAAAGTCCTAAAAAAGGCATCTTTGAAAG TCAGGGACAGAGTTCGCACTAAAATGGAAAGAGACATTTTAGTGGAAGTGAATCATCCCTTCATAGTGAAACTGCACTACG CCTTTCAGACAGAAGGGAAACTGTATTTAATACTGGACTTTCTCAGGGGAGGGGATGTATTCACTCGCTTATCCAAAGAG GTTATGTTTACAGAGGAAGATGTGAAATTCTACCTTGCAGAGCTGGCCCTGGCCCTCGACCATCTGCACAGCCTGGGCATAGTTTACAGAGATCTCAAGCCAGAGAA CATCTTACTTGATGAAGCTGGACACATAAAGTTAACGG ACTTTGGCTTGAGTAAAGAGTCAGTAGATGCTGATAAGAAGGCATATTCCTTCTGTGGTACGGTGGAGTATATGGCCCCTGAGGTGGTCAAcaggagaggacacacacagagtgcagACTGGTGGTCTCTGGGAGTATTGATG TTTGAAATGTTAACGGGGACATTACCATTCCAAGGCAAAGACCGAAATGAGACCATGAACATGATTCTCAA AGCTAAGTTGGGAATGCCCCAGTTTCTAAGTTTGGAGGCCCAGAGTTTGTTGAGGATGCTCTTTAAACGTAACCCTGCAAATCGACTAG GGGCCGGACCCGATGGAGTGGAGGAGATCAAACGCCACGCTTTCTTTTCCACCATCGACTGGAAT AAACTGTACAGGAGAGAGCTCCAGCCCCCATTCAAGCCTGCAGCAGGAAAACCAGATGACACATTCTGCTTTGACCCAGAGTTCACCGCTAAAACACCTAAAG ACTCCCCAGGTATCCCGCCCAGTGCTAACGCCCACCAGCTCTTCAAAGGCTTCAGTTTTGTTGCTCCAGCCCCTATGGACGAGAACAAGGGCTCCCCACTGCTCAGCATACTCCCCATTGTTCAG ATGCACGGGGGCGCAGCCAAGTTCTCAGATCTCTACGAGCTGCAGGAGGACATAGGGGTTGGCTCTTACTCCATTTGTAAACGCTGTGTACACCGAGTCGCTGCCGCGGACTATGCTGTGAAG ATTATAGACAAAAGTAAGAGGGACCCCTCTGAAGAGATCGAAATCCTGATGCGATACGGACAGCACCCCAACATCATCACCCTGAAAGAC GTGTATGACGAGGGCAGGTATGTTTACCTGGTGACGGAGCTGATGAAGGGTGGAGAGCTGCTGGATAAGATCCTCAGGCAGAAGTTTTTCTctgagagagaggccagtgCTGTGCTCTACACCATCACCAAGACTGTTGACTACCTCCACTGCCAAGGG GTGGTACACCGAGACCTGAAGCCCAGTAACATCTTGTATATGGATGACTCGGGGAATCCTGACTCTATAAGGATCTGTGACTTTGGATTTGCTAAGCAGCTTCGGGGAGGAAATGGTATCCTCCTCACCCCCTGTTACACCGCCAACTTTGTGGCACCGGAG gtACTAATGCGTCAAGGTTATGATGCAGCCTGTGATATATGGAGTCTTGGAGTTCTACTGTACACAATGCTGGCCGG GTACACACCGTTTGCTAATGGGCCAAACGACACACCAGAGGAGATTCTGCTCCGGATTGGCTCTGGAAAGTTCCTTTTGACAGGTGGCAACTGGGATACTGTATCAGACAGCTCAAAG GATCTGCTGTCTCATATGCTACACGTGGACCCTCACCAGCGATACACAGCAGAGCAGGTCCTAAAGCATTCCTGGATCACCTGCAGAGATGCTCTCCCACACTTCAAGCTCACACGCCATGACGCACCTCACCTCGTCAAG GGAGCCATGGCTGCCACCTATTCAGCACTGAGCCAGAAGACAAGTCAACCTGTGTTGGAGCCTGTGGCAGCTTCCAGTCTAGCGCAGAGACGCAGCATGAAGAAACTCACCTCAACAGacatgtag